Below is a window of Tolypothrix bouteillei VB521301 DNA.
CGGATTGCGATGCACTGTTTGAATTAGTTAAAGCGCTAGCAGAATACGAAAAGCTATCTCACGCTGTCACAGGCAATGCTTCCTTATTAAAAGAACACCTGTTTGGAACGCCAAAATACGTAGAGGCAATAGTAGCAGAATATGCGGGGCAAACTGTAGGGTTTGCCCTATTCTTTTATAATTATTCAACATTTTTAACAAAGCCAGGAATATATCTGGAAGATTTGTTCGTTCTACCGGAGTACAGAGGACAGGGTGTAGGAAAATCTTTGCTGACAAAAGTTGCTCAGATAGCTGTAGAAAGAGGTTGTGGACGATTGGAATGGAGCGTTTTAGATTGGAATGAGCCAGCTATTGCATTCTATCGCCGTATGGGAGCCAGCATTTTGGATGATTGGCGAATTTGCCGTGTCACGGGAGAAGAGTTGACTCGCTTAGGTGGTAAATAGAGTATAAACCCTTCTAGTTTGACAGCTTGTCTTTTGACAATAGCTCTTACCATCCGTAAGGATACATATGCTCTGACAAAAGTGATTGTTCTTTATACATTCATAGCTGTAATTGTCAAGAGCATGAATTGATAATTTGGTGTGGTGAGGCAAACAATGAAATTGGGTGTTCTAGTTTTCCAAGTGATATTAGCTAATCTGGCTTTGGCTTCTGTTAGCGTTGCGGAAGATCTTAAGTTGTCTAAACAACAGACAGTTGTATATAAAACCTCAGATATCCCATATTTAAACGAGATAGAACACCCATTAACTAGTGCAAAATTACTCATAACTCAAACACCAACAACTCCAACCAAAACTCCTCAAACAACTGACGATCGCAACTCTCCTACAGAAGAAGAGTCAGAACCTAGCAATAATAATGATGAAGCCGACATCATTATAGATGTGACGGGAAAAGAAGACAGTCTCCCTCAATCGACTCCAACATATGTCATTCCAAAAGAGGAGATTCAAAAACAAGGTGCAACCAGTGTTGCGGATGTTTTAAAAAAATTACCGGGGTTTGCTATCAATGATGCGGGTTATGGTGCTGATATCCATACTGGTACTTACTACCGAGGCGCTTCCATCAATCAATCTGTCTTCTTAATTAATGGCAGACCTATTAATAATAATGTCAATACCTATCACGGAACAACAGATCTCAATAGTATCCCTGTTGAATCTATCGAACGCGTAGAATTATACAGCGGTGCAGCTTCTACCTTATATGGTTCCTCAGCCTTTGGAGGGGTGGTTAATATCATTACCAAACAAGGCGATATTGTTCCTCGATTGAATGCAGCTGCAGAATTTGGTTCTTTAAATCTCAATAACCAACAATTTAGTTATGCAGCTTCAATTAATTCTTTAAGATACAACTTTAGCTTTGAAAGGTTTTTTGTTGATAATCGTTATCGCGTTCCCGTCGGTGCAGCAAATCGCGACAGTCAAGGATACTTATTTAACGCAGATACATCAACAAGTACTTACTTTGGAAGTCTTGCTTTAGATGTAAATAAAAAGAACACTGTTAGTTTAGATGTGACTAAATTAAGCAGTCGTAGGGGATTGATTTACTTTGGATTTCCTTTACAGCGCGATCGCTTAGACCATGATGGGTTAAACATTGGTTTATCTTGGAGAAGCCAACTGAGTAATGATAATAGCTCTATTTTGACAACCTCAATAGGCTACAACCAAGATTACTTCAACACTTACGGTCCTAGCAACCAGTTTTATCGTACTGGAACGTTAGATACTCAACTTCTTTCCGCTAGAGTCGATCATGATTGGCGGATAACAGCAAATAATAAACTGCGATGGGGCTTGGATTTGAAAAATACTTGGTTGACTGGAGATATATTAAGTACAGTTCCCGATCGGGTTGCTTTGAATGAAACTCAGAATAGAAGTTTATTAAACGCAGCACTTTTCGCCGTTACGACTTGGAATATCAGCGACAATTTTTTATTAGATGTAGGGCTGAGACAAAGTTTTGACAGTCAATTTGGAAACTATCTCAATCCTAGTGTGGGATTAAAATACGATATTAATTCAATCCTTTCTTTTCGAGGAAGTTGGGCTGGAGGACAGCGCAATCCCGGACTAGACCAGTTGTATGTCTATGATACAGTGCATGGTTGGTCACCCAATCCCAATCTAGAACCAGAAACTGGTTCTTCTTGGACTGCGGGAGTAGATGTGAGATTCTCTGAGAGTTTGACAGGTCAATTTACTTACTTTGGAAGTAGTCTAGATAATCGATTGGGAGTTATACAAGGAAGATGGGCAAATATTGGTTTAGTGGACACGAATGGTTTAGAAGCAGCCCTGAAGTGGAAAGTTGGTTCTGGTTGGTCAACATTTCTCAATTACACGTACACAGATGCACAAATCAAAACAGGAACGGAAAGAGGATTGCAATTAGGTATGCTCCCTTACTCTGTAGCGTCTTTTGGTCTCGGTTACGAAAGTAAAGGTTGGCAAGCAAATTTGTACGCCACTTACTACAGTGGTGCGCGTCGAGCATTCTTTACAAGACCGGGAGATAAAATTACAGATTTCAGTCCATCTTTCTTTAATTTAGATTTTAGCGCTCGCATTCCGATTACGAGAACTTTGGGATTAACTGTTTATTTAGAAAATTTATTTGATGAAAAATACGAGCGCGTAAATCGTACTTATAGTCCTGGTTTTACCTTCCGTATGGGTTTGTCATCTAATATTTAATTGAATTTTAGAAACTGGGTATTTAGTTCCCAGTCCTGATGACATATTTAAAAGTGATGTCAATCGCTTGTGCTGCTTTAACCAAATTTTGCAAGCTTCTGTAGTCAGTTGTACATCTTCAGCAGTTAAAACCTCATCCGGTGTTTCGGATGCTAAAATCTTAGCAACTCGTGCAGCATGAGAGTAACTCACTCCGTGTTTGACAAGCTCTGTGTGAAATAATCGTTCTTTCTCTTCAACTGAGATAGATAATACTCGATGCATGAATCAGAAATAGCAAATGAGTAACAACTTTGAGGTTACTCGATTAACAGGAAAGACCGCCACCCGCTTTAAGGTACAAAAACATTTGACTCATCTTACTACTTTCGGTAAATTATAATCTTTCTTATGAGAGCCAAAATTGACAACGAAGTTCTTTTTCTTCACCATGAAGACGTGCCAGAGTATAAGAAGGGCGGGTCTGTTGTTAGGAATAGCTATTTTTGGGCATTGCGTTCTATTGCTGGTAAAGCTTCGCGTTATAAAGATTGGGAATACGAGTCAGAGGTTTGGTTTGCACTCACGCGAATGCTCTTATCTTTTGCTGAATCCAGGTATTTAGGTTTGAGCGAAACAGTTCTGGAATTTCCCTTGTCTCAAGGGGAAATTCCTGAGGTGCTGCGTCCTATATCTACTTGGGAATAAAGTTTGGGAAGATGGCAAAGAGCACTTTAAAGGAAAAATGAAGTTAAAATCTCAATACAAGAGACCAAATTTCAGATTACCAAAAAAAAATGAGTG
It encodes the following:
- a CDS encoding TonB-dependent receptor plug domain-containing protein, giving the protein MKLGVLVFQVILANLALASVSVAEDLKLSKQQTVVYKTSDIPYLNEIEHPLTSAKLLITQTPTTPTKTPQTTDDRNSPTEEESEPSNNNDEADIIIDVTGKEDSLPQSTPTYVIPKEEIQKQGATSVADVLKKLPGFAINDAGYGADIHTGTYYRGASINQSVFLINGRPINNNVNTYHGTTDLNSIPVESIERVELYSGAASTLYGSSAFGGVVNIITKQGDIVPRLNAAAEFGSLNLNNQQFSYAASINSLRYNFSFERFFVDNRYRVPVGAANRDSQGYLFNADTSTSTYFGSLALDVNKKNTVSLDVTKLSSRRGLIYFGFPLQRDRLDHDGLNIGLSWRSQLSNDNSSILTTSIGYNQDYFNTYGPSNQFYRTGTLDTQLLSARVDHDWRITANNKLRWGLDLKNTWLTGDILSTVPDRVALNETQNRSLLNAALFAVTTWNISDNFLLDVGLRQSFDSQFGNYLNPSVGLKYDINSILSFRGSWAGGQRNPGLDQLYVYDTVHGWSPNPNLEPETGSSWTAGVDVRFSESLTGQFTYFGSSLDNRLGVIQGRWANIGLVDTNGLEAALKWKVGSGWSTFLNYTYTDAQIKTGTERGLQLGMLPYSVASFGLGYESKGWQANLYATYYSGARRAFFTRPGDKITDFSPSFFNLDFSARIPITRTLGLTVYLENLFDEKYERVNRTYSPGFTFRMGLSSNI
- a CDS encoding GNAT family N-acetyltransferase, giving the protein MDNQQMSANTKLVLRFAEPTDCDALFELVKALAEYEKLSHAVTGNASLLKEHLFGTPKYVEAIVAEYAGQTVGFALFFYNYSTFLTKPGIYLEDLFVLPEYRGQGVGKSLLTKVAQIAVERGCGRLEWSVLDWNEPAIAFYRRMGASILDDWRICRVTGEELTRLGGK